The genomic segment CCGACAATATTTCAACCTTACTGTGCTGGTACGACTCGTAAGACTACAGTTGTAATGATAGTGCAGCCTACTCAGCAGCGCCGTCCGGTCTGGTGCGTCTGTTTGCAGACCGCTGCATAGCAACAGCAGCTGCAGGGACCACAATGCTGATTGACACCTTTCAATTGGAGAGAGGTAGTGGTGTCAATTATTTGGCCCAGTCCACATGGGCGAAAACGATAttttcccctccgttttcctttgatgcgtttcaggaatatctccgttaAGACGGAGTCATTGCGAAAACGCATCGAggtgtagaaacgctgtagttgtacgtattcaaggcgctggttctccaccaaAAACGTGGAGCGCATCCAGGAGATAGCAgtaattaaaccttttagatTGAGCCGAAATACTTCTTAATGTAAAGTTTGTAATTCAATttaccaaggggctgtatttagagctacaaaaataatacaaattaaaaaactacctccgtccgtcgacggatctcattgactttgcatggggcgaactcgaaatgcattgtgggtccgtccatTCCGTCAGCTCCGTCTCTTGCGTTCAGAAGTTGAGAACATTTTAACTTTTCAGGCTGCAAcggatccgtcagccaatcagatcgtggcTCCGTCGGCTAATAcaactcccccatccgtcagacaAGCCTTCCGTCATCCTTTGGTCTGGTCCTATATTCTCCTCTGCAGTcagctcttctcctctcctctgtcccccctTCTCCTATGTTCTATTCTactctctttatctcttctCTCCGGtcatctcctctgctctctaaTTCATATTCTTAAATTCTCATGCTACCCCATAAACCTGAGGAATGTCCCTTCCACCTTTCCTCTGGGTCAGGATGACTCACTGGGAAGGGAAGCTGCCTAATAATACTGCATGAACTTTAATCCAACAAACAGTAATATGGCTATTTATTATAGCAAGTCATGCTATAAAATTATCAACCATAttatcgagtgtgtgtgtgtgtgtgtgtgtgtgtgtgtgtgtgtgtgtgtgtgtgtgtgtgtgtgtgtgtgtgtgtgtgtgtgtgtgtgtgtgtgtgtgtgtgtgtgtgtcttccccaAGTGTGGATAGGTGTGAGTCCAAAGAAAAGTCAGACCCTTGGTGACAGCCATGCCCCCCTTTATGGTCGCAAATGTATAGATTATACAGATTTCAATGACCCTCCTTTGCACCTTTCAATTGTAATACACAAAGCAGATACAGCAGAGCGATGCGTACTTCAAGTTTAGAAATTATTACACATGGAGAGGATGGGTGAAGTATTCCATTTATTTGGTGGATTTGATTGGCACAGTCCAGGGAAACACTGATTTAGTTCTGGTTTAAACTTAAATATTATCCTGCTACTTGAAACAGGGGCCGGGTCTAGTGGGCATTTTCCCTGAAAACATGTATGTTTATGACACCgcaagatgtaccatgacataGGTAAAAGTATAATTTGTATTGTGATACCCATCAGTATGAACTGAAGTACCTCTTTCAATCACAGGAGGCACCGTTTATTATTGTAACGTTTCCCTGTTTGTCCCTGACCGGCCCCCTTACGTAGAAGCAGAACTACCCTGACACGTAGCTACCAAGTTGTTGGGAACCTGAGGAGATTTGTCAAACGATACAGGTAACCCTCTACTCCTAATTTATCAATACTTTgtacaataaaaatataattgagTGGCTTGACTATATAAATGTGGTATAGTCATCACAAGGAATATGAGCGAGTGTGTCACTGAGCTGTTGGCCCCCGGTATGGAGTAAGGAATAAGCACACTGGTGTTAGCATTGGAGGTAGCGTTAGCTTCCTAGAGATGGAGGAGGTAAATACATTTAGACAAAAGTATTCCTTTGTTCAATGCTAAAGCGGTCTGAAATCACTGTAAGTTGTCAGTTGCTTTTATTCACATTTATTTGTTGAAAGTGCTGCTGCTTGTAGACAGAAGTTAAGTGTTACCAAAGTGTCACCCATATGATTAACCATAATAAATCACTGGTTAATGCACATTATATTTGACCTTATATTGTTTAGCCAATATCTTCTGCAATATGTCTAACATTCTCGCCCTTCTCATGTGGTTGTTGTTACTGGAGTGTGTACCTCAATGCGGATCGTGTACATATATTCATGATCATTACCATGCAAGAAGGTACCAGCACAGGTTTTGCGTTATGCCTCAATGTTTAGGACGTCATCACTAACTTCCTCGGCACTACCGTACTGTATCACACATTGGTGGTTGTGTAACTTCTCTGTTTACTTAGTCGAAAGGTATATATCATCCAAATAAATGGACTTTGGCCAATTGTAATAAATTAAAATGATAAGAATTGAGTAACAGGAACATGGTAAGACAAATTGCAGGAGTTCATGTGAGAATGCATAATGCTCCCTGGGCTGACTTGCAACAATTAAGCCTTCTCTTAATGGTTTTATTAAATAATTGCTGTCATTCCAGTGTCTGTTCAGTCCTATACCAACTTAGGTACTTGCCCTGATAATGAACAAAGGATTGCTTCCTGAATTGCAGAGGGAGACATGGCAGGGTTTGACAATTTAAACGCAGACTTCTACCAGTCCAGCTACAGTGTGGACGACCAGAACCAGGGCTCCTATGCTTACAACGAAGGCGAGGGCCAGGCCAAAACGTATGCTTCTTCCGTGTCCTCCTTTCTCTTGTTccacatatataatatatatatatatatatatatacattacacATATAATCTATTATAGCGTCTGGAAATTGAAATATCTGGTTGATCTTTTCTGTTTCAGATTATAATGCATAATGAATACACAGAGGGCATTTGCCAAggaaatgtatgtttttgttgcCTCCtgtagtgtgtttgttttgtatttatgtgtgtccTCTCCACAGTCCCTATGTCCAGTACGACTACTCCCAGAACATGGGCTACGCTGCCCCAGGGATGATGCAGCCCCAGCAGCCGTACTCTGGGCAGATCTTCCAGCCCACACCGGCCTTCACGCCCACGGCAGCACAGTCCATGTACGGCAGCAGCTTCGATGACGAACCGCCCCTACTGGAAGGTATAGGGGCGCACACCCTTTTCTCTGGGCACACTTTAGTTAACCTTGTATTCGTTTCTAGTTTAAATCAAATGGAAGGAATCAATGATAATAGATTTGCTTGTTCAAAAAGGGAGAGTACTGAAAATGTGTAAAAAGCGATTTAGGCTGTGATGATTCCCACCTGAGTCCGGCTGTGTTTCCTTGTCCCAGAGTTGGGGATCAACTTCGACCACATCTGGCAGAAGACCCTGACTGTTCTCCACCCCATGAAGGTGGCGGACGGCAGCATCATGAACGAGACCGACCTGGCGGGCCCCATGGTGTTTTGCTTGGCCTTCGGTGCCACCCTCCTCCTGGTAAATCTTAACAAACTCCTTATTTGTACTTCCAATGGAGCTCCATTTATGTTGCACGCGGAACAGATGCTAACAAGTCATCATTTGCAAGtccaagtcaagtctcaaggCTTTGGTCATGGGTCCAAGTCAAGCCTTGAGACTCTTATTGTTGTAGTAGAGCACCAATTTTCATTACCGATACCAATACTGAGCAAC from the Gadus macrocephalus chromosome 7, ASM3116895v1 genome contains:
- the yipf5 gene encoding protein YIPF5, whose product is MAGFDNLNADFYQSSYSVDDQNQGSYAYNEGEGQAKTPYVQYDYSQNMGYAAPGMMQPQQPYSGQIFQPTPAFTPTAAQSMYGSSFDDEPPLLEELGINFDHIWQKTLTVLHPMKVADGSIMNETDLAGPMVFCLAFGATLLLTGKIQFGYVYGISAIGCMAMYCLLNLMSMTGVSFGCVASVLGYCLLPMILLSSFGVLFSLQGLMGIIISAAIIGWCSQSASKIFISALAMDGQQLLVAYPCALLYGVFALISVF